The Rhodococcus sp. B50 DNA window GAGATCCGGCGGCCCGCCGAAGCGATAGCCACCGATGAGCGACAGTTGGAGCAGCACGTCGTTGCGAGTACGGCCCATGCGACGGAACGCACGCGCACCCTGCTCGAGCAGGTTCCAGTCCACCCAGTCGGGAACGGTGTCGACGACGGAGAAGAACTCGCGCAGCGCGGTGGGCGCGGCGGGCACCGAGTCGATGCCGTGCTCGAGCGCCCGGTGGAACTGCTTCATGGTGACGCGTTCCGGATCGTCACGGTCGCGGCGCATGCCGCGGACGAGCGCGGCCCCAACCTCGTCGCGGGCGAACATCCTGCGTCCGATGCGATCGAGCAGCTGCTGATCCACCCCGTGGACCCGGGCGAACGTCTTCAAGGGTTTCCCGATGCGCTCGTTGCGGGGCCGATTGCCCTCGTACCGCAGGGGGTACGGACGCGTGCTCTCGTCCCGCCGCAACTCGTGTGTCACCATGAGGCGATGTTCACACGAGCTGTTATTCGCGTTCAATTCGTATTTCTGGTGCGACGATGAGCCCGAGCGACCGGCGTCGACGGCGCGCGCCGCAACAGGAACGCTCCCGCGCGATGGTCGAGCGGATCATCGCTGCCGGGCGCACGGTTCTGCTGGAAAACGGGTACGAAGGGGCCTCGACGAACCGGATCGCACGAGTCGCGGGAATCAGCCCGGGCTCGCTGTACCAGTATTTCCCCGACAAGGACGCCATCGTCGCGGAGGTCGTCGATCGCTGGACGGATGCGATGCACACTCGCATTTCGCGCGTATTCGCGGATGCACTGGAAGGCCCACCCACGCCCGTATCGGTGCGCGACACCATGGGTGAGTTGCTCGATGCACTCGGCGAGAATCCGCGCCTGCTACGGGTGCTCATCGAGGAACTACCGCGATCCCCCGACAGCCGGCTCGCCACTTTCGAACGCCGGATCGACGACCTGCTCACCATGTGGCTCCGATTCCACCTCCGCGGACGCGGTACCCGCCCCGTGGAAGCGATCGCATGGATCCTCCGGCGCACGGTCGAGAACGTCGCCGTCTCCTACGTGCTCGACCGGCCCCCGGTGGATCGGGACACGGTGGCCGACGAACTCACCACCATGGTCACGGCGTATCTGCGGGACATGGCACTGCCCTGAAAGGGAGACATGTCACTGCCCTGACGGGGCGAATCAGGTGTTCCTCGCTATCGTGGCGGGAACCCAGTGACTTCGACAGGGGGTCCCGCCGGGTACTTCGGACTCGAAACGGCCGATGCGGGGCGGTGAGTGAGGAGGCGACGATGGCACGGTGGAACCCAGGGGTGGTACTGGACTGGCTGCGGGCGGGATATCCCGAAGGAATCCCGGCCAAG harbors:
- a CDS encoding TetR/AcrR family transcriptional regulator; amino-acid sequence: MSPSDRRRRRAPQQERSRAMVERIIAAGRTVLLENGYEGASTNRIARVAGISPGSLYQYFPDKDAIVAEVVDRWTDAMHTRISRVFADALEGPPTPVSVRDTMGELLDALGENPRLLRVLIEELPRSPDSRLATFERRIDDLLTMWLRFHLRGRGTRPVEAIAWILRRTVENVAVSYVLDRPPVDRDTVADELTTMVTAYLRDMALP